tatttcccaaATACAGAATACATGCATTTGCAAATTAAGTGTATATAAAAAGTCATCAAGAGGCTTGCCAGATATTAATTTAATGAACATGTGAGTAGGTTCACGTGCACGAACTGCAGTAAACACGGAATGACATGAGTGAGCATCTCAAATACAAATTCACCGTTGAATGAGTTCATGGTGTTATCTGACAACCACCTGCAGCTCTATCTCAGcacccaaaaaagaaaaaaaaaaaagtcaaaacataCAAATGTCCCAATTGATTCCACCCTTAATAAAGAGAAGGAAAATCCGTACGACAAACTTCATTTCTGTGTGTCGCACAGTGTGTTGATGTGCGCTAATGTGACAGGGGAAAGCTGCCGTGATGTGATCTCTGCACAATGGGGGAAAAGGCACCACACTGGGCCTGCTACTTTGCTCTTTTCCAGGCTCATATAGCAGAGACAACAAGCTGAGGGGAAAGTCAGTGCAAGCACAAGCTGTGTCAGGTCTTCAGCAAAATGAAAGAGTCGTTTGGGCCGGAATGAGTTTTTAATGTGGTGTCAAACAGGAACCTGGCACAAACTTCTGAGTGATACCCACATTTTATCAAACGTATATCTCAAATACTGGAGGGACGAGCTCATGCTGCCGAGTTTactaaacatttaatttgttcCTTACATCGTAATTGTCCTGCTTAATTTGTTGTGATGAAGGGATTCCGGGGAGTTTCTTCCAATCAGCATGACGGCATTAAAAGATGAAGGCGACAGAAAAGCTGTAGAAACTGAATGAGAAAAGAGGGCAAACAGGGTGATTTCAAGTGAAAGGTGCTGTGGCGATGATGGACAGACTGAGAAGAAGAGAGGTGGGGGTATGGTCGTGGTAGTGAAGCAATATGCATTCAAGGATCCAGTGAATAAACCCCAACTCTACACAACCACATGCTAATGACGACCAATGTGTCAAATTCACAATTCCCTTcgttttccctctttctttctttctcacttcTCCACGGGGCTAATTGCTCCAtcccctcctttttctttttttacataaagAGGATGTCGGTCTGAATTAAAGCCCATATTGTGTCGTGCATGCCCAACCCGTGACTCTGGAAAGCAGGAACACACGCGCATGGCTCTACAAACAGACACATCAGTGGACTTGCCTCCGATGTGTCTTTGGTGTTGTCCACATTAGAAgaataaaaactcaaaaataatTGCTCAAATAGAGTTCTGTCCACATTTTTGCTTTTGGGGTGTTTTGTTGGAAGTTCACTgatcacattaaaatgaaaatgaaaataattatatattaggaatacacattaaatgaatgtgCAAATGAGGCACATAAACGCTATAGATTCACACCAAAGATTTAGCCAGCGGCAGAAGTTTAGATCGGCATCTATTGACTGGTACCAGCTGTTAATCACACTggtcctttttcctttttgaatgGATttgtaatttacaaaatgtacattatgtCCTGTTGAAGAGCTGACAGTAGCAAttgagaaaatgtttactgatgctATAATTCAAGTGAAAAGTAGGCAGACTTCCACATCTCTCCCTAGTGGCTAAATGcaattcatttttcaaactcATTTTCTAAACCAATGGAATACATCCatgttcatatactgtattacaCAACATCTGCTTGTTTGGTACCTGGCATTCACTGAAACAGGCCCATATACTACATATTAGTATGGATGTATCCCAATCACTGTCAAGGGGCCAAGGATGACTGCAAAAAGAAACCCAGTGCTCACACTGCATGGATCTGTGCAACAGGAATTATACTAAACTCCTTCTATGGACAAtcttgtgggtgtgtgtttataggttacATCTTCAGGTTTtacaaaatgtgtcaaagttatgattcattgcatataaaaagtcacaaaTTTGAccgttttgcttttatttttgttaataaaagTGAGCCAAGCAAACATTGAACTGTGACTgatttccacatttcacaagTTGCTGTTTTAAAATCTTTGCCACCCGGCCAAtgccacccggccaaaaagggctggggtacccctgagcaaggtacccaacccccaatgctccccgggcgccactcagtgtggcagcccactgctcctaattctaggatgggtcaaaatgcagaggaatactttccctaaggggattaataaaaactaactttaactttgctcaggtgtgtttatacagtcagattgcctataggttgtggtGAAAAagaggatataagacactatattggGAAAAAATGGGAAATAACAGCCTATGTTGTATTAGTTCTTCGTCTTCATatgaatttaatttgaattaaccttaaccctttaagtttgtcaaccattttcttcttctttttttttttagtgaacaTGACCAGAGTTGCAAAATTGCAAGGCagtcaaaacattaaaaaacctTTCACTGGACAAACCCGAGGCCCTTAACCCAATGCTAACAATAATTCTGAACCTTAACCCTGAATCTATGTGAGAACATGATTATAATTTTGCGTCATCGGTTCAGTTTGCTTTAACCTACTGTGCATCCAAATGATATTGTTTACACAATGAGGCAACAAAGTTAATGTGTCACTAAAAACATGTATCCGTTCTAAATGAAAACTTCAACATgacaatattaaatattgattaatATTGTGTAAGAACACAGAGGTTTTTTGCAGGTtttttgcttgttgttttttactgtaGATGCCTTATCTGTGAAGGCTgtaacataaaaaagaaaagttcccTGACTGCACACTACAACACGGCATTTTGAACCGTATACGTAAACAAAGCTTGTATctaatttgtttctgaaacacagtTTTATGTCATGTTATTTGTAGGGATTGCcctgaaaaaaagtgaaatattatAACAGGACAAGAAGAGAATTTCAACAAAAAGTAGTACAGTTTTATGTTtgctgcgtgtgtgcgtgtgtgtgcgtgtttgtatgATTAGAGAAGGGGTCACTGCTGGTGTATATACGCAGGAAGCTGCCACACTTTCTTGGCTTTTGAGCTCTGCTGACCACCTGCCTCCTGACTGGTGGGCagaaccaaacacacaaaacacaaaaagaggcTTGAATGGGCTTCAATTTGTGGGAGGGAGCCTTTTTAATGACCCTGTTAAAAGTTTGTCCAAAAAATGTACGTGCGTGTATATGTGCGTGTGCagtcttttttgtctgttttttgttagtGAGTATGAGTATGACTttttcaggaccagtggtcctgAACCAAAACCTGCtacaaatgaggcagaacctaattctAGGGCCCCCGGTAAGGTTAGAgataacatttgaattgtggaaTAACTAGGGTCAGGGTTAGACCTGAccttatttcatcttttttacAAAAGAGACGTGCCCATGATAGCAGCAGCAAGATTACAGTAAAACTtgggacacacagacagggccggcccaagcctttaagGGGCCCCTTAGCTGAATTTGATTACGGACCCCCTTCCATCACCTAGAAATGTaacattaattatattatagcTGTATTACTTAgtccaaaccagtgtcactagttttttggggtttttttaacattagagACAATTGGGTGCTGATACTGAACGTGCattgaacaataacaaaatataaCAGCAGACATTGTATTTGCGGCAAACTATTAAACCAGTTTAATAGACATGTTTTTTCAAAACTTGCAacagattttgaaaaaaaataaaaacaaataccttACAATAAACACTATTCAGATATATGAATGTATCTaaagatatctagatttctttaagatgttcaaatgttttactttcCATGCACTATTAGGGCCCCCTTGTGATCCAGGCCCCCCCCAGCAGACGCTTAGTTCACTTATGCCTTGGGCCAGCGCTGCACATAAGTTAACAACATAATAACTTGCTGAGAGAACACAATCACACGAAAACAGCCTGGACTTTAATGTCTTTTAATGAAATTGAACTGCTGTATGTGTCTCACACATGTGCAAATCATTTTAGGTGCCAAAAACTTAAAAGCTTTATTTCTCAGTTGAGTTTGAtctttaacaacaaaaaaaatgagataGTGAGGATGTCTGTATATTGTTTTGGTACAtgacattttagaaaatggtTAACTCAGAAAACATTTGGCCAAAGAGTAAGCAGAGAAAGTGTGtaatataaaggttttttttaagaacgACTTAAAAGTCAATCGACATGTTATTTTGAagataaataacaaattaatttgCATCAATGTGTTCATCAATTGGATAAATCCTCATGTCCAGGACTATTTAAACCTGGGCCAACACTCATCATGCCTGCTTCTATTTTATCCACTTGTAATGTGTTTCCTCCACTCCAGGAAAATTGTGTTATATCATAATGCATAATGAGGACTCCGGAATCCAGCCATACCTGTTTACTGTGCCAACAATATTTACCATTACAATGAAAAAGCTAGGgacaaatgtgatttaattgtAACTTTATACTGTCGTGTCACAAAATCAAAACGCTATCAAAACCCAGATTAAAACAGTACTAAGACATGGTGGCACTTTAGCACCCTCTACTGACTAGCTGACACTGGTGCAGGCAAGTGTGTGGCGCTCATGAGACACGTCTGCTCACCTTCTTGTGTGGATGTGGGTGCATGTGAAACCGGCATGTTCCCCACATGCCATTCCCTTTCTCCAGTGTGCTCTGGAGTGGACGCTACCTCCAGCTCTTAATCCTCTGATCAGCATGCCAGGAGAGCCCAGAGGAGCCTGACTGGACCCACGGAGGTGACGCCTGGCTCCAGCTACTTTCTCATATTGTCTCAAAACACTTGAACTGATGCAATGTGGCTTCAGCTTTTTGTTGACCAGGGGGTTGAAGTACAAGCAGATCAGGTCCCcccccacacgcacacacccttCCAGTCCATCTGCTCCCCATCCATCCAGCCACAGTGACCCTAGTACTAGTAAAGGAGAAACATCACAATTATTTGCATCTGTTGCATTAAGGAATTGTAAACAAAGTAAGAAATATATATCTCAAATACTACTTTTCCTGCTCTGGTGTGTCAGGTTCAAGTTAATAACAAGACAAAGACCGTGGGGAGTGGAGTGACTTGGGATATTGAGGGGAGTTGCATAGCACACAAACAATTAGCACTCATCCCTGCTTAGCTCACTGTGGCCCCCAAATCCCCACATTTGTCCAGACAAATTGGCTGGACCCGGGTCTTGTTTGTCTAGCTCTGCTGGTCTGCTGGAGAGACCTCGAGGGTTAGTGGAGAAGGCCCCCCCTCAAAGAGTACAACTCATGGGAAAGGGAATTTAGACTCACAACACATGTGTGAGACACGTACACCAGTCTTTGTTCAAATGACTGGTTATATTGTGTTTCGGCTTTGTGGCCCTGACAGAACATTCATTGTTTTTCGAAGCAAGAAATGTtgcatattatatatttaaccAAACCATGCGAGTATCCATTAAATTACCTAATAAAGGACGTTTTATTAGAAAGAGGAAATATTTACTGTAGAAAACCCTAAGAAAAGCGTTGTGTGATAtgttcaagtgaaaaaaaaagtattgtcagaagtgggattcgaacccacgcctccattcGGAGACCAGAAGTCCCATTCACAGGAAGGTTGATCACCTTGAGTCTGGCGCCTtagaccgctcggccatcctgacaaTGACGCCGAGAGAGTAATTTACAGGCACTTTGACTGATTGTCGGCGACGCTTTTTATGATTTAGTTATGTGTGATTTTAATAAGACTGTGAAATATACACAAATCCAGTTCCACATAGTTAAAGACgaatcattaaaattaaaatgactatTCATATCATAGGTCACCGTGTCCACACGCGAACAGCGGTGCATATAATCAATCATTTACATGTACATTGATTGCATAGGTAAGTGATGAATATGAGGCGCGTGATGTTCGTGTGGATTTATTATGGACAATTCATGCATAATTTCTGGGGGGCTTTATTTTGTAGCCTAAATATGCtgaattcaaatgtaatgttcCTCCTGTTTCACAAGATAAATCACAAGAATGGAATTACGTGATCTAATACTCTTGTGCAGCCTTGTGGTTTAATTTGGTCTTGGTTGAAGGCTGCAGAAAACTTCCAATCATTGCTGTAAACAATTACCACGTGACAAACCTCAGCCACTCACATCACTAAATTCTAATAAGCCTTTCGACCTGAGtgagacacacaggaagagatgaGAGGAAACTAAAAAGAAGACATATGGAAAGTTATTTACTCATTCTTTGTGTTCCCCCAACGTAGCCATTTCATTTGAAGAcgctcattttaaaatgtgtaactatattgttttatttgtcaaacatTCTATCATTTTTTTCTATACTAGGGATTTTTACTGGTTTCCAATCTCATCTGTTTATTGTGGAATTTGCTACAATGAATATAAGGAGATTACGGACCTCTCTGGACTTTAATCGAATAAGCTTGATCGTGTATATCCCCTATAAATAGCGATTGAGTTCCCTGTAACAtcgcttacggccataccaccctgaacacgcccgatctcgtctgatctcggaagctaagcagggtcgggcctggttagtacttggatgggagaccgcctgggaataccaggtgctgtaagcatTTTTAGTTCTAGTCTTAAACCAGTAGTATGGAGGACGAAACctgacttatgtataaataaatacagaaataaatctataaataaatacataaataaataaatgcaacagACTATACACTGAACATATATGTTATGTCTGATATGTGTCAGTACTGATATATGTGCCTTGTCACAGTGCACGGTTATATCAGGCAAATAACAATTTTGCAAATGAGACGACGACGTCATTTAGCGACTTTTAGGACAGCCAATAGCGACTTTCCTTACTGAGGAGTTGGCAACAGTGCTGGGCGAGCTGGTAAGGCAGAAGTCGTCGACCCGAATCGAGCACACTCCTGTAACCAATCATGCTATTGACTGAGGTTAGGACTTCCTACCTCATTAACATATGGacacagcaataaataaatgaatacatgtaagtgaacagaaatgtagaaataaatgtacggcatttatttattttttcatttattcttttatttatttatttatacatttatttatgcatttatttatttatttctacatttatttatgcatttatttatttatgtatttatttctacatttatttatgtatttatttatgtatgtatttatttatagatttatttatgcatttatttatagatttatttatacataagtcagGTTTCGTCCTCCATATGTATTCCGTTCTCTATTTTCTTCATCTCAATTTATAACAAAACAGTcatgtcagaagtgggattcgaacccacgcctccattcGGAGACCAGAAGTCCCGTTTGTTCAGGAAGGAAGAACCTTGAGTCTGGCGCCTTAGAccactcggccatcctgacaAGTACTATTGGTGCATGAACAATACCGTTTAAAAACACCTATAATGattgtatttcatgttttatttcatattgaGATGAAAGCGTCGCATGTTGTCCACTTGTAAAATTTCATATGCGGTCTGTGGTCAACAATGACAAACGTATCCAACAGGGAGCGCTGTACCACGTTTATCATTTACTTCCGGTGGCCATGCGCGTGACGCCCCGCCCACGCTACTACTACATAACCAGCTCCAGTCATTCTtatgaaacaacaaacaccagACTTTCAAGTTCAAGCTTTCTTTAAACAGCAGATTACCAAACCAGGAGCACCTACTACAGACGAACAGAAGTTACAGCAGCGTGTGTGGAAAATGTCGATTTTCAGGAATACCGTCTGGTTTGTGAAAGGACTCCAGGAGTACACGAAGTGAGTGTCATTTCTGCAGATACCTACCAATGTGAAGCAGTCTTCTTCTAGTGTATATGTTTACGTAACATACAGTCCGAGTAAAACTGTTCTATGTTCTAAATATGTTATATGTGCTAGTAACTGGTTAACTGGTAGTGGTTCCACAGTACTCTAATTTTATCAGATTATCCATTTTATGAAGCTTATGAAGCGTTAAATTTAAGTCATCATATGATGTGATTACATTCATATATCCTACACTTCTGGAAAGCACTGTCTAAAATATCTAAAGCAGTAATATCCATTGTATTTCAATACAATGGGCTGTAAATGGTCATTAAACGGGTAATGCAACAGTTTTATTTGTGCTACCATCTAAACCCGAATATATTCAACTgtttatgtaaaaataacagtcaaagcagcaatgttgtcactttttttaagaAGAGTAAAATAGACAGTGTATGATTATTTGATGTACTTAAATGATCACAAAAGGccacttcattttatttactatttcaTAGGTTATCACTTGAATGTTATattttgtctgtctgtaagctacacacaaatatgtaatgaaatgatagaaagaaagtgatgaaaatgtcaacaacaatTAGTATGTGCAGGGTGTAAATGAACACAGCGGTGGGTCAGAGCATGTGGTTGTCACTCTGCTCTTTGCTCCTGACAGGAGTGGTTATGAAGCCGCAGCAAAGCATTTTGCTCCAGCAGACCTGGATGTGAACCTGAGTGGGAGGTCCTTCATGATAACAGGTGCCAACAGTGGGATAGGAAAAGCCACAGCACAGGAAATTGCCAACAGAGGTGAGTGAGTTTACGACAGAAGACAACATTCCTACAGCACTACAGGTCATGTCATTGTTATCTGACATTTTGTACAATGTACGAATAAGATTTTTCGACCTGGAGCTTTTATATTTAGACCTATTCATGGCCTCATTtacaaccaaaataaaaaatgtaatatatgtgGACATATATGTGgttctattctctttttttgtagGGAATATATTAAAGgatccactttttaaaaaaaaacttggccCCATGATTCACTGACCTTTCAGTGAGTTTGTTTCAGTGAgaaattttcaaataaatgcagctaaatttttatttacacatattaaacacacattattatcaaTTAGGTTGGAGCGCAAGCTTATTTGCCTAAGCCTTAGTACTATTGTTGTACCCTTATAATCAAAACAGTTGATAGTGACCCTCTGGTTGTGAACAGATTCTGTATTCTATTTGGCAGAAGGTCGTTTTTGTATATTAAACATAAATTTCAAAGTGTACAGGTCCACTATGTCGTAAAATTTGAATGAGTGTAGGTTCAGGAATAATGCATTAATTGGTTCATTATAAGTAGAAATAAAATCTTTATGGTGATTGAAGTTCCATTTTGTTTGTGCactcatctgttttgttttgttatcgCTGTCTTTTGTGCAGGGGGAATTGTTCACTTGGTGTGTCGAAACAAGGGCCGTGCAGAAGCAGCCAAAGAACAAATTGTAGAACAGAGTAAAAATCAGGTGAGAAATGTGTGGCATGCATTTCTGTAGTTGTAGTGCTAACGTTTCCATATACACTAAATTAATGTTTGTTGCATTctaatgagttcacacaatgcggattaagtctatcagctccacatgactctctgtgttcCTCAGTATGGTGTATACAGTGTTGGCTTTTTTACACCATGTCTGATGGAGGGAAAGCTGTGCTAGTAAAGTAAGACGGTAGTAAACTTTAGGTTAATGAATTATCTCCAGTTCTTTTATGAGTTGAAGGAGTGCAAcgaatgttgaaagagaacagtTGGAATATGGACCTCAAGTTGTTCTTTCAAAAAGCTCTACAGACTCACCTGTGTCGTGGGATAACATTACATGTCTGGAAGTCTGGATGGGTCGTGATACGAGCActgttttggcaacagaagtcacacagtggagctttaaccctaaccctgtatGTACTAGagatcattattatatattttgtaaaagcacaaaaagcaaaataaatcacacactctgaatacatttttagtttaatttgagCTTGAAGAGGAACTGATAAATAtggattgttttcattttgaaatgaaatcatcCGATTGTACAGGAAATGGGTGAGGTAGAAGGAGATGTCATGACATGGTTTGTCCAGTAGAGGGCACTCTGTTCATGCACTTGAGGCGTTTTTCTGGGGTTGATTTGAATGGTGTTTATTATGTGATTTCACTGATCTCATtaactacaaaataaataatatttatttaattcctGTTACAAAGGCTGTGTGTTTATCAAAAAGCATAAAACACACATGATTATTAAACTTACTCTGCAATatcaaattaaatatcaaaattCCACCAAAATGAAGTCACATATATTTCTAAATGtcattatgtttatgttatatTAGCTATCTGAATGAGATAAGGCGTGCGTGTGTAATGTAAAAGAGGAAATTGTCAAGCAGTTAATAGATTGGCCTCTCTCTCACAATATTTGACCCTGGGAAGTTAGGATGTCCATTTTTAATTCTTCTCTAATGCTTAGAAGATGAGCAGTAAACCAATCtgcacagcattttttttttgacattataaTTCTTTACAATTCAAAACCTCCTTTTTATTCCCAGAATGTTCACGTCCACATCGTTGACATGTCCAGTGCGAGACAAGTGTGGGAGTTTGCACAGAGCTTCTCACAAAACAACGGGCTTCATGTGCTGGTGCGTATCTGCGGGTCTGCACCGTGTCACCtgtgaacaaacacactcacacactcattatttcatcatttccatCTCTTTGTCGTGTTCATCAGATCAACAATGCCGGCTGCATGGTCAACGACAGAGAGTTAACTGAGGAGGGTCTGGAGAAGAACTTTGCCACAAATACACTTGGTAATGAAAGACACATATTTCTTACAGTACTTCTCATTATGGttttaatcatttgttttttttgtttttattttaaatctctaagaaaaaaaaagtgcaatgcAATAATGGCCATAGACTAGTCAGTGTGATCGACCCTTACATTTGAATATTGGCACCACCCTGgctcaaacctgtgtttgtcctactatttcatgtctcaaaatatctgctgtggaAAAAGGTCCATTGTGCCAAGtctattcaagacatgcttcaGCATTTCATACACATGTTTGAGTTAAACACATTGACAGCTGCTAATATACAGTGTAAGACCAACCTTCAGTTACATCATTCCAGTCCAAATGCCAGTGGTGCCCTACGACTTGCACACATCGTCCAGGCAAACCACCATGGAGGTTTTTAAGAGTTTtgcaaatcaaaaatatttatggGTAGTTTTAAAATAGAGCATTTAGTTTCTTTTGCAAATTCACTGAACCTATAGGAACATTGTTTATTGACTTATTGAGATCATTTGCTTATTTCATGACTGGgtctgttaaaaaaagagaagcagtttattttgtttgtgttacaaACTGCATATATGACAAATGTAATACTTAAATTCAGACAGTACAGGAACAATTGGCAACTAAGATTTAATATGTCATCAAACAAACCTAGATAATGCAGGTCAGTTTTACACCACTGACCTCTTTGAATACTGTATTTCCAGGTACATACATCCTCACCACAGCACTGATGCCTGCACTGAAGAAAGCTGAAGATCCAAGAGTGGTTGGTTGAATTTCAACTGAATAAAATACTCCCCGCTGAAATTCTGCCTTCAGATTTGAATATTATAAACCTGAATCCTTGTTAGAGGGCAAAGTAAACATCTGCTCCCGTCTCCTCACAGGTCACCGTGTCGTCGGGCGgcatgctcacacacaaactgaacgTGGACGACCTCCAGTTCGAGAAGGGGACGTTCGACGGCACCATGGCCTACGCTCAGAACAAAGTAAAGGATTGCAACTGGAGTGCCGTGCAGAAACTATCGTGGCATGTATTttggtgtgtttatgtttgatgAAGCATTTTACGTTTATATGTTTTCACTGTAACAGCGACAGCAGGTGATTCTGACGGAGAGATGGGCTTCTCAACACAAAGAGATCCACTTCTCCTCCATGCACCCGGGCTGGGCAGACACACCTGGTAAACACAGTTTACTAGTTTAATTTGTCAACGAGTTAATAATGACCGTCTTTGAGAAactgttatacagtatatatattaacattttacaaaatcaaCTATAATTTGATTTAGAAGCTTCGACAAAACAATGCTGTATTAACAAGTCTACTGTAAAAAATATGTGtaataaatagaaaacagaTGGAACGTCTTTGTGTTGACTTGACACAATACCATCTGTATGACAAGCAGATGTAACTTGAATGATTTTTCTCTTTGTAGCTGTCCAGTCGTCAATGCCTTCCTTCCACGCTAAGATGCAGTCCAGGCTGAGGACAGAGGCCATGGGAGCAGACACGGTGGTGTGGCTCGCTGTATCTCAAGCTGCCGTGAAGCAGCCAAGTGGACTTTTCTTCCAGGGTCagaaacctttttgtttttttgtgaaactcGTGCTTCTATAACTCACATTGACCCGGTTTGTTATATACTGTTTTTCGCAGTGTTGTGTTTGGTCACTTCATGTTTGCATTAAAATGTCTTCCAGATCGTAAAGCAGTGGCGACGCACCTTCCTCTGGCCTGCAGCAGGTCCTCCCcacaagaggaggagaagcttcaAGCTGTGCTGGAGGAACTCGCCCTCAAGTTTAAACCCTAATATCTCTGCAGATGCACCAGGCACTCCTCACTAATCTGATGTTTACATCTGTGTCAATACACAAGAGACAGTTCTTGCAGTTGTTTGACATACACATTTAACCATGTCCAGTTAATGCTGTTTACAACTAACAAGAATCTTGTACGGATATGtagatgatttattttgatgaaaATATGCTTCTGTAGCCACAGTAAACATAAATTACTGCATACTGTATCAGCCTTGGGGAACAGATGCATCAGTGTTGCTTTGAAGTATGTTTATCACACAATTTCTAATTATATTTGAGTGTGTTGCGTATGCAACATTTCACAGGTTTGACagacaaaatatttaatataatacaaCATCTGTGAATTCttaagtaaaaagaaaatctatgaaaaaaatctatattaacTCTAAATATCTAATGCAGATATTTAATTCTTCACAATGCCAACTGTGAAATGACTATCTTTGATTGAGGCTAAAGAAGTAGCAAACACTAAAGAGGAAACTGGGCACACGAGGTAAAATGGAGGAAAGACGTGTCCCAGCAAGAAATAAACGTTGATCACAACACGCAAGTGgattcatttctctctcttttaataTGTTATTTATACACACAAGGTT
Above is a window of Solea senegalensis isolate Sse05_10M linkage group LG2, IFAPA_SoseM_1, whole genome shotgun sequence DNA encoding:
- the dhrs12 gene encoding dehydrogenase/reductase SDR family member 12, which produces MKQQTPDFQVQAFFKQQITKPGAPTTDEQKLQQRVWKMSIFRNTVWFVKGLQEYTKSGYEAAAKHFAPADLDVNLSGRSFMITGANSGIGKATAQEIANRGGIVHLVCRNKGRAEAAKEQIVEQSKNQNVHVHIVDMSSARQVWEFAQSFSQNNGLHVLINNAGCMVNDRELTEEGLEKNFATNTLGTYILTTALMPALKKAEDPRVVTVSSGGMLTHKLNVDDLQFEKGTFDGTMAYAQNKRQQVILTERWASQHKEIHFSSMHPGWADTPAVQSSMPSFHAKMQSRLRTEAMGADTVVWLAVSQAAVKQPSGLFFQDRKAVATHLPLACSRSSPQEEEKLQAVLEELALKFKP